From one Musa acuminata AAA Group cultivar baxijiao chromosome BXJ2-6, Cavendish_Baxijiao_AAA, whole genome shotgun sequence genomic stretch:
- the LOC135586262 gene encoding abscisic acid receptor PYL2-like isoform X3 yields MEPHCHPAQGLTQEEMAELEPVIRAHHTFPRAPGTCTSLITQRIDAPLCAVWPVVRSFDRPERYKHFIKSCRLVRGDGGVGSVREVTVVSGLPASTSVERLEILDDDRHVLSFCVMGGEHRLRNYRSVTSVTELHREGKAYTLVLESYVVDIPEGNTEEDTKMFTDTVVKLNLQKLAAVAMASSRAEPCTASGRT; encoded by the coding sequence ATGGAGCCGCACTGCCACCCTGCCCAGGGATTGACACAGGAGGAGATGGCAGAGCTGGAGCCGGTGATCCGAGCGCACCACACCTTCCCGCGTGCGCCGGGTACGTGCACCTCCCTCATCACGCAGCGCATCGACGCCCCGCTGTGCGCCGTGTGGCCCGTCGTCCGTAGCTTCGACCGGCCCGAGCGATACAAGCACTTCATCAAGAGCTGCCGCCTCGTCCGCGGCGATGGTGGCGTCGGCAGCGTCCGGGAGGTCACCGTCGTGTCGGGCCTCCCGGCGTCCACCAGCGTCGAGCGGCTGGAGATCCTGGACGACGACCGCCACGTCCTCAGCTTCTGCGTCATGGGCGGGGAGCACCGGCTCAGGAACTACCGCTCCGTCACGTCGGTCACCGAGCTCCACCGGGAAGGTAAGGCCTACACCCTCGTCCTCGAGTCCTACGTTGTGGACATCCCGGAGGGGAACACCGAGGAGGACACCAAGATGTTCACCGACACCGTCGTCAAGCTCAACTTGCAGAAGCTCGCGGCGGTGGCCATGGCCTCCTCGCGCGCTGAACCATGCACTGCGTCAGGTCGGACCTGA